Part of the Posidoniimonas polymericola genome, GCGCCACACCGCCCAAAATCCTCAAGGCGACCAAACTGCAAGTACAAACCGCTAACCAACTCAGAGGGTTAACGGCGTAACACGCCACGGGCGTACAGGCCGGCCTGGCAGATCGGCTGCAGCACCTTCCGCTTGTCGTGGCTCCAGGTAAAGTACTTCTCGAACTTTTTCTTGTAGCCCTTCAGGAAGTGCGCTACGCCGACGCCCACCAGGATCACGCCGAGACCGCCGACCAGCCACTGGCCGAACGGCTGCGACATCAGCATCCGCACGAGCGACTCCTTGCCGTCCGATCCGCCGCTGCTGCCCGTCGCATACCCAAGCGCGACCTTGGCCGCCCAGCCGGCGAGCAGCACGTGGGTGGCGCCGCTGACAGCCATGCCGGCGCGAACGGCAATGCCCTTGGCGTCGGTCCCGTGGTGGTCGGGGTCGTAGACGACTTGGCAGAAACGCCAGATCGAGTAGCCGACCAGCCCGACCGCCAGCGCGAGCACAATCAGCCAGCCGCCGGGCGACTCGAGCACTTTGCTGAGGGCGCCCTTCGAATCGGTCACCTTGCCTCCTTCGCCGAACGCCGACAGCACCGCTAGGCCGCCAATGATCAGGTAGATCGCTCCCCGCGACGCGTAGCCGAGCCGGGCGAGGTTCTCGAGCCAGTCTTGCTGTTGCTGCTGTTGGATGGCGGAGCGGGCGTGGGAGACGGTCGACGGCTCGGCGGTGGGCATAGAGAAGCTCGGTAGGGGACGTGCAGTGCAATGAGAGTGACGCACTGGTAGAGCAAATCGTCTGCCAAACCGCGTCACCGCGGGGCAGACGGTTTTTTGGGGGCGATCCGACCGCTTGCTGGCCGGTCGCCGGCCAATCGGGCGTTCTGCCACCCGGCCGCGGGCGTTAGCTTTCGACGGTCCCTATACTGCGGTGGCCTGGCATACATTCTGCCGCGAATTGCCCGGCGGATGAGTGGGCCGGGGAAGCGGGCGCGCGTAGATTGGGAGTCGGAGCGGTTGTGGTGCGCCTCAGTGGGAGTTCGACGAAATGAGCCGAGACTGGAATCGATCGTCGTTGGCCACCGGACTTCTGGCCGTTCGGTGCCTGGCCGTTCTGTGCCTGGTCGTTCTGTGCCTGGTCGGAAGCGTCCGCGCCGAACCGGCGACGCTCGCCGGCCGCCCTCTGCCGCCCGGCCCGCTGGGAGAAGCGATCATGCTCGGCGCGGCGCTCGTCCGTGACACCTCGACCCACCCGTTGACGAAGGCCTATGTCGGCAACCGGCTCGACTGCACCTCGTGCCACTTGCAGAACGGCACGCACCATTCGGCCGCCCCGTTCGTCGGCGTGGCGACCGCCTATCCGGCGTGGGCGCCGCGGGAGGGGAGGGTGATCACGCTCGAAGACCGCATCCTCAACTGCTTCATGCGGAGTGAGAACGGCGTGCGGCCGCCGCTCGGCAGTCGGGCGTCGGTCGCCA contains:
- a CDS encoding DUF1206 domain-containing protein; translation: MPTAEPSTVSHARSAIQQQQQQDWLENLARLGYASRGAIYLIIGGLAVLSAFGEGGKVTDSKGALSKVLESPGGWLIVLALAVGLVGYSIWRFCQVVYDPDHHGTDAKGIAVRAGMAVSGATHVLLAGWAAKVALGYATGSSGGSDGKESLVRMLMSQPFGQWLVGGLGVILVGVGVAHFLKGYKKKFEKYFTWSHDKRKVLQPICQAGLYARGVLRR